The DNA region TGATAAAGGACAACTAGAAAAAATGAAAGTGGCCGATTTACGTTCACTTGCATATAAATTAAATCCTTCTACCATAAAGAAATCAGAAATTAAATCTGCTAATAAAGCAGTGCTTATTGAAGCATTGCTAGATAAAGGAGTTGAGCATTAATGGGATTGATAGATAAAGACCTTGTTTCAGTTCAAGAAACTAGGGATTTACTGAAGAAAGCACAAGAAGCGCAAAAAGAAATAGCCAAGTTATCTCAAGAACAAATCGACACCATTTGCAAGGCTATAGCAAAGGCAGCTTTTGACAATCGTGTGAAACTAGCTAAAATGGCACAAGAAGAAACAGGATTTGGAAGATGGCAAGATAAAGTTCTTAAGAATGCCTTTGCATCAAGAGATTTATTAAATGCAATTAAAGATATGAAGACAGTTGGTGTAATTAAAAATAATATAGAAGCTAAATATATGGAAGTAGCTGTTCCTGTTGGAGTGGTTGCAGGGCTTATTCCTTCAACCAATCCCACATCAACAGTTATCTACAAAGCACTAATAAGCATTAAGGCAGGAAATGCTATTGTATTTTCACCTCATCCAAGTGCATTAAATTGTATCAAGGAAACAGTTCGCATTATAAATGAAGCAGGAAAAAGCGTCGGCTTACCAGATGGTGCTATTAGTGTAATTACAACAGTTACAATACAGGCAACAAATGAATTAATGAAAAATGAAAATACAGACTTAATTCTTGCTACTGGTGGGTCTGCAATGGTTCGCGCAGCATATTCCTCTGGAAGACCGGCAATTGGAGTTGGACCGGGTAATGGACCTGCATTTATAGAACGTAGTGCAGATATCCCGAAAGCAGTTGAGCTTATTATTGAATCCAAGACATTTGATAATGGTACAGTTTGTGCATCTGAACAGTCTATTATTGTTGAAGAAATCAGCAAAGAAAAAGTGATTGCAGAATTCAAGAAACAAGGTGGTTATTTCTTATCAAAAGAAGATGCCTTAAAACTTGAAAAGTATATTCTACGACCAAACGGTACAATGAATCCTAAGATCGTTGGAAGGACTGCACAGGCTGTTGCTGAATTAGCTGGTATTTCTGTACCAGAAGATGCAAAAGTTCTTATTGCCGAAGAGACACGTGTTGGTAATCTTGCCCCTTATTCAAGGGAAAAATTATCACCAATTTTAGCTTTTTATACAGTAAATACTTGGGAAGAAGCTCGTGATTTAAGTATGAAGATTTTATACTTTGAAGGCGCAGGACACACTATGGTTATTCACACAACAAACAAAAGAATTACAGAAGAGTTTGCCTTAAAAGTACCAGTTTCACGGCTACTAATAAACTGTTCGGCTACATTAGGTGGAATAGGAGCAACTACAAACCTTATGCCTGCATTGACACTAGGTTGTGGAGCTATAGGAGGAAGTTCTACTTCTGACAATGTTGGCCCACAGAACTTATTTAATCTTCGCCGAGTTGTCTATGGCGTTAGGACATTAGATGAAATACGTGGAGAAGATATATTTGAAGAAGTTAGTGCTATAGCCGTTGAAGACTTGGGACTTAGTAAGGATCAATTGGTAGATTTACTCGTTGAACGTGTTCTACAAAAGTTAAAGTAAGCAAAGAGCAACACAATAACATTGATAACAAAATAAAAATATAAAAAATCTAGGAGGAAATTATAATGGCCAA from Alkaliphilus flagellatus includes:
- a CDS encoding acetaldehyde dehydrogenase (acetylating); translated protein: MGLIDKDLVSVQETRDLLKKAQEAQKEIAKLSQEQIDTICKAIAKAAFDNRVKLAKMAQEETGFGRWQDKVLKNAFASRDLLNAIKDMKTVGVIKNNIEAKYMEVAVPVGVVAGLIPSTNPTSTVIYKALISIKAGNAIVFSPHPSALNCIKETVRIINEAGKSVGLPDGAISVITTVTIQATNELMKNENTDLILATGGSAMVRAAYSSGRPAIGVGPGNGPAFIERSADIPKAVELIIESKTFDNGTVCASEQSIIVEEISKEKVIAEFKKQGGYFLSKEDALKLEKYILRPNGTMNPKIVGRTAQAVAELAGISVPEDAKVLIAEETRVGNLAPYSREKLSPILAFYTVNTWEEARDLSMKILYFEGAGHTMVIHTTNKRITEEFALKVPVSRLLINCSATLGGIGATTNLMPALTLGCGAIGGSSTSDNVGPQNLFNLRRVVYGVRTLDEIRGEDIFEEVSAIAVEDLGLSKDQLVDLLVERVLQKLK